In Nocardioides jishulii, the DNA window CCGGCCGTCACCCACGTCGCCGCCCTGGCCCGGTCGGTCTCGACGCACGACCCGCGTACGCGCCTGGTCTCCAACCGCGACGGACAGGTCGTCCACGACGGAGACGAGGTCGTCTCGCGGATCGTGGGCCAGATCGCCAGCCCCGTGCGGTGGGACCTCTGCATGGAGACCCTCGCCGACCTCGGCGTCACGGGTGTGCTGGAGATGCCGCCGGCCGGCACGCTCACCTCGATCATCAAGCGCAACCTCAAGGGCGTGGAGACCTTCGCCCTGAAGACCCCGGACCAGCTCGACGCCGCGCGCGACTTCTGCGACCGTCACGGCGAGGCCTCCCCCATCGAGACCTCCCCCACCTGGCGCATGGTCGTCGCACCGTCGAAGGGCACCTTCCACCGTGCCCCCGACGACGGCCACGTCGACCGGTTCGACGCAGGCTCCGTGATCGGCGACGTCGCCAGCACCCGTGACCGCAGCGCGGTGCGCGCCGTGCACGGTGGCCGCGTCGTGGAGTGGCTCGTCGAGGACGGCGACCTGGTCTCCCCCGGTCAGCCGCTGCTCAGGCTCCACCCGGAGGGCGTGGCATGACGCTGGTCTCCCCGCTGGCCACCACGACCGGCGCCGCGGCCAGCCGCATTCTGGGCCTGGGCTCCTACCGGCCCAGCCGCGTGGTGCCCAACGCCGACATCGTCGGGGCGATCGACTCGAGCGACGAGTGGATCCAGCAGCGCTCGGGCATCCGCCAACGCCGCTGGGCCGCTGACCACGAGACCGTGCAGATGATGGCCGTCGAGGCGTCCCGCCAGGCGCTGCGACGCTCCGGCCTGAGCGCCACGGACATCGACTGCGTCATCGTCGCCACGGTCTCGCACCTGCTCCAGACCCCGGCCGTGGCCACTGCCGTCGCCCACGAGCTCGGCACCGACCACGCCGCGGCGTTCGACGTCTCCGCCGCCTGTGCCGGCTTCTGCCACGGCGTAGCACTGGCAAGCGACCTGGTCCGGGCCGGCAGCGCCACCCACGTGCTGGTCGTCGGGGTCGAGAGACTCAGCGACCTCACCGACCTGGACGACCGCGGCACGGCCTTCATCTTCGCGGACGGCGCCGGCGCCGCCGTCGTGGGCCCGAGCGACACCCCGGGCATCGGCCCGGTCGTGTGGGGCTCCGACGGCGAGCAGTTCGACCTGATCCGCCAGCGCGAGGACTGGCGCGACGTCGTCGGCAGCGACACGGCTCCCGGCAGCGGCGTGATGCCCTACCTCACGATGCAGGGCAACCCCGTCTTCCGCTGGGCCTCGTTCGCCATGGCGAAGACTGCCCACCAGGCCCTCGAGAAGGCCGGCATCACGGCCGACCAGCTCGACGTCTTCGTCCCGCACCAGGCCAACATGCGCATCATCGACGCGATGGCGCGCTCCATGAAGCTTCCTCCGCGCGTGCGCATCGCCCGTGACATCGCCGAGCAGGGCAACACCTCCGCCGCGTCCGTCCCCCTCGCACTCGACCGGATGATGGCCGACGGCGAGGCCCGGTCGGGTGACGTCGCCCTGCTGATCGCCTTCGGCGCCGGACTGGCGTACGCCGCCCAGGTCGTCGTCGTTCCCTGAGGGCAGCGCGACTCCGCCGCGCCCCTCCCACCGTTGTTCTCCCCTGTTGTCCCATCACCCAAGTAGAGAAGGAAGCCACGACATGGCCACCACCGAAGAGATCCGCTCCGACCTCGCCGAGATCGTCAACGAGGTCGCCGGCGTCGACACCGCCGACGTCCAGCTCGACAAGTCCTTCGTCGACGACCTCGACGTCGACTCCCTCTCCATGGTCGAGGTCGTCGTGGCCGCCGAGGAGAAGTTCGGCGTCTCGATCCCGGACGACCAGGTCAAGAACCTCAAGACCGTCGGCGACGCCGTCGCCTTCATCGAGCAGGCCTCTGCCTGACCTCAGGCCTCACCCACCCGCTCGCAACGCCCCAGGAGTCCCCATGTCAGCCTCCCGTGTCGTCGTCACCGGACTCGGAGTCACCTCTCCGGTCGGCGGCGACGTTCCCACCACCTGGTCCGCCCTCCTCGCCGGCACCTCAGGTGTCTCCCAGCTCACCGAGGAGTGGGCCGAACCACTCGGCGCACGCATCGCCGCCCGCGTGGCGGTCGAGCCCGGTGAGGTGCTGGACCGCGTGAAGGCTCGACGCATGGACCGCTCCGGCCAGCTGGCCGTGGTCGCCGCCACCGAGGCATGGGCCGACGCCGGACTCGCCGAGTCCGGCGTCGCCCCCGAGCGACTGGCCGTGGCCGTCGCCTCGGGCATCGGTGGCGTCACCACGCTGCTGGGCAACTACGACTCGCTGCTCGAGAAGGGGCCCCGGCGGGTCTCCCCCCTGGCGATCCCGATGCTGATGCCCAACGGCCCCGCTGCGGCCATCGGCCTGATGCTCGGGGCGAGGGCGGGCGTCCACACCCCGGTCTCCGCCTGTGCGTCGGGCAACGAGGCGATCGCCCTGGGCATCGACCTGATCCGTCTGGGTCGCGCCGACGTCGTCGTCTGCGGCGGCACGGAGGCCGCGGTCCACGCCCTCCCCATGGCTGCCTTCGGGCAGATGATGGCGCTCAGCAAGCGCAACGACGACCCCGCCGCCGCCTCGCGGCCATGGGACAAGGGTCGCGACGGCTTCGTCCTCGGCGAAGGCGCAGCCGTGCTCGTCCTCGAGTCCGAGGAGCACGCCAGGGCCCGCGGCGCAAAGGTGTACGCCCAGGCCGCCGGCGCCGGGATCACCTCCGACTCCCACGACATCGCCCAGCCTGACCCGGCCGGTGCCGGCGCCACCCGGGCGATGGGCATCGCCCTGCGCGAGGCAGACCTCGCAGCAGGAGACGTCGTCCACGTCAACGCCCACGCCACGTCGACCCCGCAGGGTGACGTCGCCGAAGCCCTGGCGATCCGCACCGCCCTCGGCGAGTCGACCGAGGCCGTGGTCACCTCGACCAAGTCGATGACCGGCCACCTGCTCGGCGCCGCCGGCGCCCTGGAGTCGGTCGCCACGATCCTCGCGTTGCACCACCGCACGGTGCCGGCCACGATCAACCTCGACGATCCCGAGGACGTCGGCCTCGACCTCGCGCACAGCCAGCGCTCGCTCCCCGAGGGTGACCTCGCGGCGCTCAACAACTCGTTCGGCTTCGGCGGCCACAACGTCGCCCTGGCCTTCAGGACCGTCTGATGACCACCACGACCGGTGCACGCACCGTGACCAAGGCGCCCCGCGAGGACGACCTCCGCAACCCTGTCCACCGGCTCACGGCTCTGTTCGACGAGGGCACTGTCGAGTTCCTGAGCCCGTTCGACGACTCCGGCATGATGTCCGCGGTCGGCACCGTCCACGGCGCGCGCGCCGTCGCCTTCTGCTCCGACCCGACGGTGATGGGCGGGGCCATGGGCAACGATGGCTGCCGTGTGGTCGTGGAGGCGTACGACCGTGCGCTCGCCGACGGCGTGCCGATCATCGGCCTGTGGCACTCCGGAGGCGCCAGACTGGCCGAGGGGGTGCTGTCGTTGCACGCGGTCGGACTGATCTTCCACGCGATGACCCGCGCCTCCGGCAAGATCCCCCAGATCTCCGTCGTCCTCGGCCCGGCGGCCGGCGGCGCGGCCTACGGCCCCGCACTGACCGACGTGGTCATTCTCGGCCCTGAGGGACGCATCTTCGTGACCGGACCCGACGTGGTCCGCTCGGTCACCGGCGAGGACGTCGACATGCTGCGCCTGGGAGGTCCCGAACCCCACGGCCGTCGCTCCGGCGTCGTGCACGTCCTGACCGACACCGAGCGGGAGGCGCTCGACTCCGCCCGGGACGTCGCCTCGCTGCTCGGCGACCAGGGGACGCTTGCCACCGACGCCGTCGACGACGTCGACCTGGCCGCCTACCTGCCGGAGAACAAGAAGCGCGCCTACGACGTGCACCCGCTGGTCGAAGGGGTGCTCGACGAGGGCAGCGCACGCGAGCTCCACGCCCGCTGGGCGCCCAACGTCGTCACCGTACTCGGTCGCCTGGGCGGCCGTACGGTGGGCGTCATCGCCAACAACCCCCTGCGACTGGGCGGCTGCCTGGACTCGCTCTCGGCGGAGAAGGCCTCACGCTTCGTGCGTCTGTGCGACGCCCTGGGCATCCCCCTGGTCGTGCTCGTCGACGTGCCGGGCTACCTCCCGGGCGTCGGACAGGAGTGGGACGGGGTCGTACGCCGTGGCGCCAAGCTCCTCCACGCCTTCGCCGAGTCGGTGGTCCCCCGGGTCACGGTGGTGACCCGCAAGACCTACGGAGGCGCCTACATCGCCATGAACGCCCGGTCGCTCGGCGCCACCAAGGTGTTCGCCTGGCCCGGAGCCGAGGTGGCGGTCATGGGACCGGTCGCCGCGGTCCGCATCATCCACCGGCGCAAGCTGGCCGAGGTCCCGGTCGACCTCCGTCCGCAGGTGGAGGCGGAGCTGGCCGCTGAGCACGAGCGCATCGCGGGCGGCGTCGACAAGGCGGTGGAGATCGGGGTCGTGGACGAGGTCGTCTCCCCCGCCCACACGCGCCGCGCCATCGCCGTCGCCATCGCCGAGGCCCATGCCCTGCACGGACCGGTCCGGGGACAGCACGGGAACATCCCCCTCTGACCCTGTCGACACAAATGACGAAGGCGGCCCTCCCGTAGGAGGGCCGCCTTCGTCGTCGTGTGCGGTCGGTGGCTGCTCAGACCACCGAGGGGAGTCTCAGACGACCTGGTGGAGCCAGCGGACGGGGGCGCCCTCACCGGCGTACCGGAAGGACTCCAGCTCGTCGTCCCACGGCTTGCCGAGCAGCTTGTCCACCTCGAGCTCGAGGGTGGTCTCGCCGTTCCCGGCCTTCACCATCACGGAGCGCAGACGGTCCTCGGGGATCATGATGTCGCCGTGCAGCCCGGTGACGGCGTGGAAGACGCCGAGCTCGGGCGTGAACGAGTAGCGGGAGCCCTCGGTCGACGCCGTGGGCTCCTCCGTGATCTCGAACCGCAGGTGGTTCCATCCGCGCAGCGCAGAAACGATCGCAGCAGCGGTCCCGGCCGATCCGGTCCAGGAGAGCTCGGCACGGTAGGTGCCGGGCTGTGCCGGCTGAGGGGTCCAGTCGAGACTCACGGCAGCGCCGAGCACGCCCCCCACAGCCCACTCGATGTGAGGGCTGAGCGCGGAAGGCGTTGAGTGCACGAACAGAATCCCCCGAGTGGCAGGTCCATTCGGGCGGGGTGCAGTACGTGAAGTCACCGTGTTCCTCCTTCATCTCCGGCGCGAGCTACGCCTTCCCCAGCGA includes these proteins:
- a CDS encoding beta-ketoacyl-[acyl-carrier-protein] synthase family protein → MSASRVVVTGLGVTSPVGGDVPTTWSALLAGTSGVSQLTEEWAEPLGARIAARVAVEPGEVLDRVKARRMDRSGQLAVVAATEAWADAGLAESGVAPERLAVAVASGIGGVTTLLGNYDSLLEKGPRRVSPLAIPMLMPNGPAAAIGLMLGARAGVHTPVSACASGNEAIALGIDLIRLGRADVVVCGGTEAAVHALPMAAFGQMMALSKRNDDPAAASRPWDKGRDGFVLGEGAAVLVLESEEHARARGAKVYAQAAGAGITSDSHDIAQPDPAGAGATRAMGIALREADLAAGDVVHVNAHATSTPQGDVAEALAIRTALGESTEAVVTSTKSMTGHLLGAAGALESVATILALHHRTVPATINLDDPEDVGLDLAHSQRSLPEGDLAALNNSFGFGGHNVALAFRTV
- a CDS encoding DUF3145 domain-containing protein yields the protein MTSRTAPRPNGPATRGILFVHSTPSALSPHIEWAVGGVLGAAVSLDWTPQPAQPGTYRAELSWTGSAGTAAAIVSALRGWNHLRFEITEEPTASTEGSRYSFTPELGVFHAVTGLHGDIMIPEDRLRSVMVKAGNGETTLELEVDKLLGKPWDDELESFRYAGEGAPVRWLHQVV
- a CDS encoding beta-ketoacyl-ACP synthase III; protein product: MTLVSPLATTTGAAASRILGLGSYRPSRVVPNADIVGAIDSSDEWIQQRSGIRQRRWAADHETVQMMAVEASRQALRRSGLSATDIDCVIVATVSHLLQTPAVATAVAHELGTDHAAAFDVSAACAGFCHGVALASDLVRAGSATHVLVVGVERLSDLTDLDDRGTAFIFADGAGAAVVGPSDTPGIGPVVWGSDGEQFDLIRQREDWRDVVGSDTAPGSGVMPYLTMQGNPVFRWASFAMAKTAHQALEKAGITADQLDVFVPHQANMRIIDAMARSMKLPPRVRIARDIAEQGNTSAASVPLALDRMMADGEARSGDVALLIAFGAGLAYAAQVVVVP
- a CDS encoding acyl carrier protein, whose translation is MATTEEIRSDLAEIVNEVAGVDTADVQLDKSFVDDLDVDSLSMVEVVVAAEEKFGVSIPDDQVKNLKTVGDAVAFIEQASA
- a CDS encoding acyl-CoA carboxylase subunit beta, yielding MTTTTGARTVTKAPREDDLRNPVHRLTALFDEGTVEFLSPFDDSGMMSAVGTVHGARAVAFCSDPTVMGGAMGNDGCRVVVEAYDRALADGVPIIGLWHSGGARLAEGVLSLHAVGLIFHAMTRASGKIPQISVVLGPAAGGAAYGPALTDVVILGPEGRIFVTGPDVVRSVTGEDVDMLRLGGPEPHGRRSGVVHVLTDTEREALDSARDVASLLGDQGTLATDAVDDVDLAAYLPENKKRAYDVHPLVEGVLDEGSARELHARWAPNVVTVLGRLGGRTVGVIANNPLRLGGCLDSLSAEKASRFVRLCDALGIPLVVLVDVPGYLPGVGQEWDGVVRRGAKLLHAFAESVVPRVTVVTRKTYGGAYIAMNARSLGATKVFAWPGAEVAVMGPVAAVRIIHRRKLAEVPVDLRPQVEAELAAEHERIAGGVDKAVEIGVVDEVVSPAHTRRAIAVAIAEAHALHGPVRGQHGNIPL